Proteins found in one Crassostrea angulata isolate pt1a10 chromosome 3, ASM2561291v2, whole genome shotgun sequence genomic segment:
- the LOC128177010 gene encoding putative nuclease HARBI1 isoform X2 encodes MAAILFTLARERSLRRQRVFRDRTNPLDVFSDRELICRYRFPRRTIVDFIQQVDRRLSRPTNRSHPLPVSSMVLATLRVLSKGDFQSEAADIHGISQPSFSRMFMGVVDALNASLDNIIFPMGQEEILRTKEDFLRVANFPNVVGAIDGTLIPIMGMTGDDEHVFVCRKGFHAINMQGIVTADLRFTNIVCKYGGATHDAYILANSSIPEIMDQLPGGGWLLGDSGYPLRPWLMTPFLTPQAGQQEKYNASHIKTRNCVERAFGVLKSRFRQMSAQNRRSFGLHPFKMCKDHRMLLPPPQQGHRRPHSSTSNRTSTHLLR; translated from the exons ATGGCGGCGATTTTGTTTACACTTGCGAGAGAGAGGAGTCTGAGACGTCAGAGAGTTTTCCGGGACCGGACTAACCCATTAGATGTCTTCAGCGACCGAGAACTGATTTGCCGTTATCGATTCCCGAGGCGGACCATCGTTGATTTCATTCAGCAGGTGGACAGAAGACTTTCACGACCTACTAACAGGTCTCATCCTTTGCCTGTTTCATCTATG GTTTTGGCAACTCTTCGAGTTCTGTCCAAAGGAGACTTTCAGTCTGAGGCTGCTGACATACATGGTATTTCTCAACCCTCATTCAGCAGAATGTTTATGGGAGTCGTTGATGCCCTGAATGCCAGCCTTGACAACATCATTTTTCCGATGGGGCAAGAGGAAATTCTTCGGACAAAGGAGGACTTTTTGAGGGTGGCAAACTTCCCCAACGTAGTTGGTGCCATTGATGGAACTCTGATTCCAATCATGGGAATGACTGGAGACGATGAGCATGTTTTTGTGTGCAGGAAAGGGTTTCATGCCATAAACATGCAGGGAATCGTGACCGCTGACCtgag ATTTACTAACATCGTTTGCAAGTATGGGGGTGCCACACATGATGCATACATACTTGCAAACTCGAGCATTCCCGAGATAATGGACCAGCTGCCAGGTGGAGGATGGCTTTTAGGGGACAGTGGCTACCCCCTTCGTCCATGGCTAATGACTCCTTTCCTCACGCCCCAAGCAGGACAACAGGAGAAGTACAATGCCAGTCACATCAAGACAAGAAACTGCGTTGAGAGGGCTTTTGGTGTCCTTAAGTCCAGATTTCGgcaa ATGTCTGCACAAAACAGGAGGAGCTTTGGCCTACACCCCTTCAAAATGTGTAAGGATCATCGAATGTTGCTGCCGCCTCCACAACAGGGCCATCGAAGACCGCATTCCAGCACCAGCAACAGGACAAGTACCCATCTTCTCCGATAA
- the LOC128177013 gene encoding nuclear apoptosis-inducing factor 1-like, which yields MDAKKQRKANFSDVEVEVLVDAVGTSYKVLYGKFSPCLTNNMKTMAWESVTEKVNAVSLQCTRGVVEVKKKWQDMQSAVKKKEAQRRKNLTQTGGGPSQLPMLKPWEEKILQLIPQSAISGIEDGVDTSEVRSSPQMSQKPSCLEIQPFIVTEVPAEELENLDTNSDVPVVSQSEEESSLSEPSTSKGKRKAQTFNEYSYGSRRLIEIEEEKLSIKKQRLEIEKERLEILKNFYALFSSSNVQSVCNLLSEF from the exons ATGGACGCGAAGAAGCAGAGAAAGGCAAATTTTAGCGATGTGGAGGTGGAAGTATTAGTGGACGCGGTGGGAACTAGCTACAAGGTTTTGTATGGAAAGTTCTCACCGTGTCTGACTAACAACATGAAGACAATGGCATGGGAGTCGGTGACAGAGAA AGTAAACGCCGTAAGTCTGCAGTGCACAAGAGGGGTAgtggaagtaaaaaaaaagtggcAAGACATGCAGTCTGCCGTCAAGAAGAAAGAAGCTCAACGGAGGAAAAACTTGACGCAAACTGGAGGAGGGCCTTCACAGCTACCCATGTTGAAGCCTTGGGAGGAGAAA ATATTGCAGTTGATTCCTCAGTCAGCCATATCTGGAATTGAGGATGGGGTGGACACCAGTGAAGTCAGGTCTTCCCCTCAGATGTCCCAAAAACCAAGTTGCCTTGAGATACAGCCATTTATTGTCACTGAGG TTCCAGCTGAAGAACTTGAAAATCTAGACACTAATAGTGATGTGCCAGTTGTCTCTCAATCTGAAG AAGAATCTTCTTTGTCAGAACCGTCTACTTCTAAAG GAAAACGGAAAGCTCAGACATTTAATGAGTACAGCTACGGATCTCGGCGCCTCATTGAAATTGAGGAGGAGAAGCTTTCAATCAAAAAGCAGAGACTGGAAATTGAAAAAGAGAGGCTCGagattttgaagaacttttatgctttgttttcttcttcaaatGTTCAATCTGTTTGTAATCTTTTGTCTGAGTTTTAA
- the LOC128177010 gene encoding putative nuclease HARBI1 isoform X1, whose amino-acid sequence MAAILFTLARERSLRRQRVFRDRTNPLDVFSDRELICRYRFPRRTIVDFIQQVDRRLSRPTNRSHPLPVSSMVLATLRVLSKGDFQSEAADIHGISQPSFSRMFMGVVDALNASLDNIIFPMGQEEILRTKEDFLRVANFPNVVGAIDGTLIPIMGMTGDDEHVFVCRKGFHAINMQGIVTADLRFTNIVCKYGGATHDAYILANSSIPEIMDQLPGGGWLLGDSGYPLRPWLMTPFLTPQAGQQEKYNASHIKTRNCVERAFGVLKSRFRCLHKTGGALAYTPSKCVRIIECCCRLHNRAIEDRIPAPATGQVPIFSDNDSFNAETIVNANAVNTRNIIVRRF is encoded by the exons ATGGCGGCGATTTTGTTTACACTTGCGAGAGAGAGGAGTCTGAGACGTCAGAGAGTTTTCCGGGACCGGACTAACCCATTAGATGTCTTCAGCGACCGAGAACTGATTTGCCGTTATCGATTCCCGAGGCGGACCATCGTTGATTTCATTCAGCAGGTGGACAGAAGACTTTCACGACCTACTAACAGGTCTCATCCTTTGCCTGTTTCATCTATG GTTTTGGCAACTCTTCGAGTTCTGTCCAAAGGAGACTTTCAGTCTGAGGCTGCTGACATACATGGTATTTCTCAACCCTCATTCAGCAGAATGTTTATGGGAGTCGTTGATGCCCTGAATGCCAGCCTTGACAACATCATTTTTCCGATGGGGCAAGAGGAAATTCTTCGGACAAAGGAGGACTTTTTGAGGGTGGCAAACTTCCCCAACGTAGTTGGTGCCATTGATGGAACTCTGATTCCAATCATGGGAATGACTGGAGACGATGAGCATGTTTTTGTGTGCAGGAAAGGGTTTCATGCCATAAACATGCAGGGAATCGTGACCGCTGACCtgag ATTTACTAACATCGTTTGCAAGTATGGGGGTGCCACACATGATGCATACATACTTGCAAACTCGAGCATTCCCGAGATAATGGACCAGCTGCCAGGTGGAGGATGGCTTTTAGGGGACAGTGGCTACCCCCTTCGTCCATGGCTAATGACTCCTTTCCTCACGCCCCAAGCAGGACAACAGGAGAAGTACAATGCCAGTCACATCAAGACAAGAAACTGCGTTGAGAGGGCTTTTGGTGTCCTTAAGTCCAGATTTCG ATGTCTGCACAAAACAGGAGGAGCTTTGGCCTACACCCCTTCAAAATGTGTAAGGATCATCGAATGTTGCTGCCGCCTCCACAACAGGGCCATCGAAGACCGCATTCCAGCACCAGCAACAGGACAAGTACCCATCTTCTCCGATAATGACTCTTTCAATGCTGAAACTATTGTCAATGCAAACGCAGTTAACACCAGAAACATCATTGTTAgaagattttaa
- the LOC128175362 gene encoding uncharacterized protein LOC128175362 gives MASLSEDETELKLNIFFPSLPIQRCRGTYEMDLKGCRKSSHDCNKKSRGHPSLLPGVFCLFCEHGICYGYELIESNESPNIPFTLLLTRFKKAPSTVIYDNSCKLHTYCLNRYPDFFRGTWFLVDRLHWFNHRGCNDGYNINEYAQFSSLNSQAAEQCNSSLGKLKSMLSYMTNKIFHLHCKFYLWVLNLRKQLKADI, from the exons ATGGCATCTCTATCTGAGGATGAAACTGAATTGaaactgaacatttttttcccaTCCCTCCCTATCCAAAGATGCAGGGGAACGTACGAAATGGACCTAAAAGGGTGCAGAAAGAGCAGCCACGACTGCAACAAAAAATCAAGAGGCCACCCTAGTCTACTGCCTGGAGTGTTTTGCCTCTTTTGTGAACATG GTATCTGCTATGGGTATGAGCTGATAGAATCCAATGAATCGCCAAACATCCCATTCACTCTCCTTTTGACAAGATTTAAGAAAg CTCCATCCACTGTCATCTATGACAATTCTTGCAAGCTGCACACCTACTGCTTGAACCGTTATCCCGACTTTTTTAGAGGAACGTGGTTTTTAGTCGACCGGCTGCACTGGTTCAATCACAGAGGCTGCAATGATGGCTACAATATAAATGAGTATGCCCAGTTCAGCAGTCTTAACAGTCAGGCAGCTGAGCAGTGCAACAGCTCACTTGGTAAATTGAAGTCAATGCTGTCGTACatgacaaacaaaatttttcacTTGCATTGTAAATTTTACTTGTGGGTTTTGAACTTAAGAAAGCAACTTAAAGCTGACATTTAA